DNA from bacterium:
CTGTTTTGCCAATTGCTCTGAAAATTTTTCGAAGGATACAGCTTTGTTCTCGCCGCTCTTCTGGCAAGTCTTTAGATATTCATTGAACAGTTTCTGGAACTTATTTGCTTCCGCATCCGCAGAACTTTTCCGGGATTCCTTTTTGGGAGTCTCCGGAACCTGAACGATTCCACCGCTGGGTGTGCGTCCTTCTTCCTTGTAGCGCATTTGCTTGGTCCAGAGATCCACATAAGACTGGAACCGGGCGGTAATATTGTTGTAGCGAAATCGTTGAGCGTAATTCAGCGAGGTAATCCCGGCGTATTTGCGGATATTCCTTTCCAGTTTTCGGTGAGCGTCCAGTGGCGGTAGCTTGGCGCCACCGGAAAAATAAACCTCGTAGTCTCTTTTTAATAAGGTTAACGAGTAATCCAGTTCGTCTAACTCCCGTTCAATCTGCTTGACTTCCTGTTTGGTATCCATCACTTATTGCAAATTGCATAGTGCAAAGTTCGTCCACTTTTTTTTGCAATATGCACTATGCAATATTCAATAATTTTATAAGTAGAACCACAACAAAGGAAGCCATAGCGTTGCAGCATAGGGCAGACGATGCCCGTCAATAAAGATTTCCAGGTGTGGCGAGTTTTCCAACATTTGGTAGAGCTGATAGATTTCCCAGACCTGATCAGATTTCAAATCGATCCGGTGTTTTATAAGACGGCCGGCTTTGATCTGTTTGTAGCTATTGTGTCCGGAAGCAAAACCGATTGCTTCCCCCCATTGGTCCTGTTGTTCAGGCGGTACACCAAACTGAACTGTGATTACCGGATCCTTTTTGCTGCGAAACGGATACAGGATATCGTCGATCGACTCCTTGATCTCGGGATCCTCGAGGAAATCCTTTTGCATCCGTTCTTTTATTCGAGACATGCGATGACTTTCCCCCTCTAGCCTAACGTAGTGTGAAACTATATCATAACCGAATGGCGCCGATTTACACCGTAGTTCGATGAGCAACGTGCATCGTCAAATTCCACCTGTCCACGAACTGCTGGAATCCTGTCTAGAGCAGGAGTGGGGGTCGGATTACTCACGAGAACAACTGGTGAACATTATCCGCGAGGAGTTGAAGGAATTGCGGGAAAATCTGAGAGAAGATTCGGTTCTCCCAGAACGGCAACAACTGGTCGCGAGCATCGGGTTCAGGGCTCGCCAAGCCTACCAGTACTCCTTGAAAAGCGTCATCAACGCTACAGGCATCATTGTGCACACGAATCTGGGTCGCGCCCCAATCCAGGCAGCAGCTCTAACCCATCTGCAGGAGATCGCCTCGGGCTATAGCAACCTCGAATTCGATCTTTCCAGAGGAGAACGTGGTTCACGGGATAAGCACCTGGATGATGTTTTGCGCAACCTCCTACCTGTGGAAGCGTCGCTGGTGGTCAACAATAACGCCGCAGCGTTGCTATTGGTATTGAACTCTCTTGCGGAAAATAAAGAAGTGATCGTTTCACGAGGGGAACTGATAGAAATTGGCGGTTCATTCAGGCTTCCTGACGTAATGAAAAAGAGCGGAGCCATTCTTCGGGAAGTAGGAACAACAAACAAGACCAGAACATCGGACTATCGAAAAGCAATCAATGATCAGACCGGAATGATTTTGATTGTTCATCCCAGCAATTATCAGATCATTGGATTCGCAGAACGGCCCGTCCTAGAACATCTTGTTGCTCTGGGGAAACAGCACAACATTCCGGTTGTTGAGGACCAAGGGAGCGGAATTTTTACGGAACTGGAATCTGCCGGGATTTCCGAAGAACCTCTTGTTTCGCAGCGATTGGAATCCGGTTTGGACCTCATTACTTTCAGTGGCGACAAAATTCTAGGCGGACCGCAGGCCGGTGTGATTTGTGGAAAGAAAATCTGGATCGATCGATGCCGCAATAATCCACTCTTTCGCGCCCTGCGAGTCGATAAAATGATTTATGCAACCCTGGAATCAACCCTCCTCTCATACGCAAAAGGTGTCGAGCAAGAAATACCGGTGATCAGCATGATTTCGCAAACCGCGGAACAATTACGCGAGCGTGGAACGATCTGGTTGGAACAATTGCAAAAACGTTTCCCGAATGTGAAATGGTCCGTAGAATCCACGCTTAATTATATTGGTGGTGGTGTCGCGCCAATGAAAGCCTTGCCCTCCTATGCTCTTTGCTTACATCCGAAAAAACC
Protein-coding regions in this window:
- the selA gene encoding L-seryl-tRNA(Sec) selenium transferase — encoded protein: MSNVHRQIPPVHELLESCLEQEWGSDYSREQLVNIIREELKELRENLREDSVLPERQQLVASIGFRARQAYQYSLKSVINATGIIVHTNLGRAPIQAAALTHLQEIASGYSNLEFDLSRGERGSRDKHLDDVLRNLLPVEASLVVNNNAAALLLVLNSLAENKEVIVSRGELIEIGGSFRLPDVMKKSGAILREVGTTNKTRTSDYRKAINDQTGMILIVHPSNYQIIGFAERPVLEHLVALGKQHNIPVVEDQGSGIFTELESAGISEEPLVSQRLESGLDLITFSGDKILGGPQAGVICGKKIWIDRCRNNPLFRALRVDKMIYATLESTLLSYAKGVEQEIPVISMISQTAEQLRERGTIWLEQLQKRFPNVKWSVESTLNYIGGGVAPMKALPSYALCLHPKKPAQDVMQLLRESNPPVIARVEEDRVFFELRTIRAEEQEQITLCLTDVLLTK